From Nocardioides sp. HDW12B, the proteins below share one genomic window:
- a CDS encoding citrate synthase, whose amino-acid sequence MTDGSNQTLTVRDNRTGESYDLPITDGTIKAKDLVQIKSGEDEPGIAVYDPGFTNTASCRSSVTYIDGEKGILEYRGYPIEQLAEKSNFLEVAYLLIHGELPTKEQYDAWEHEITYHTFVHENVKTFMQGFRYDAHPMGMLMASTGALSTFYPDASKISDADNRHLQIVRMIAKMPTLGAWAFRHAQGKPYVYPDNDLSYTANFLSMLFKMSESKFEADPRLVKALDVLFILHADHEQNCSTNAVRSVGSSQVDPYSAVAAGIAALYGPLHGGANEAVLRMLRRIGSKENIPDFIQGVKDGNEKLMGFGHRVYKNYDPRAKIIKKACDDVFEVTGVNPLLEIAQELEKIALEDEYFVKRKLYPNVDFYSGLIYEAFQFPPEMFTVLFAIGRTPGWLAQWLELVQDKDQKIARPKQIYTGDRGLDFVPASERWA is encoded by the coding sequence GTGACCGACGGGTCCAACCAGACGCTGACCGTGCGGGACAACCGCACCGGGGAGTCCTACGACCTCCCCATCACCGACGGCACGATCAAGGCCAAGGACCTCGTGCAGATCAAGTCCGGCGAGGACGAGCCGGGGATCGCGGTCTACGACCCCGGCTTCACCAACACCGCGTCCTGCCGCAGCTCGGTCACCTACATCGACGGCGAGAAGGGGATCCTCGAGTACCGCGGCTACCCCATCGAGCAACTGGCCGAGAAGTCGAACTTCCTCGAGGTCGCCTACCTGCTCATCCACGGCGAGCTGCCCACCAAGGAGCAGTACGACGCGTGGGAGCACGAGATCACCTACCACACGTTCGTCCACGAGAACGTGAAGACCTTCATGCAGGGCTTCCGCTACGACGCGCACCCGATGGGGATGCTGATGGCGTCCACCGGCGCGCTGTCGACGTTCTACCCCGACGCCAGCAAGATCAGCGACGCCGACAACCGGCACCTCCAGATCGTGCGCATGATCGCCAAGATGCCGACGCTGGGGGCCTGGGCCTTCCGCCACGCGCAGGGCAAGCCCTACGTCTACCCGGACAACGACCTGAGCTACACGGCCAACTTCCTCTCGATGCTCTTCAAGATGAGCGAGTCGAAGTTCGAGGCCGACCCGCGCCTGGTCAAGGCCCTCGACGTGCTGTTCATCCTGCACGCCGACCACGAGCAGAACTGCTCGACCAACGCGGTCCGCTCGGTGGGCTCCTCGCAGGTCGACCCCTACTCGGCCGTGGCCGCCGGCATCGCCGCGCTCTACGGCCCGCTGCACGGCGGGGCCAACGAGGCCGTGCTCCGGATGCTGCGCCGGATCGGCTCGAAGGAGAACATCCCCGACTTCATCCAAGGGGTGAAGGACGGCAACGAGAAGCTCATGGGCTTCGGTCACCGGGTCTACAAGAACTACGACCCGCGCGCCAAGATCATCAAGAAGGCCTGTGACGACGTCTTCGAGGTCACCGGGGTCAACCCGCTCCTCGAGATCGCCCAGGAGCTGGAGAAGATCGCGCTGGAGGACGAGTACTTCGTCAAGCGCAAGCTCTACCCCAACGTCGACTTCTACTCCGGGCTCATCTACGAGGCCTTCCAGTTCCCGCCGGAGATGTTCACCGTGCTCTTCGCCATCGGGCGCACGCCGGGCTGGCTGGCGCAGTGGCT
- the rplM gene encoding 50S ribosomal protein L13, with protein sequence MRTYSPKPADIQREWHVIDATDVVLGRLAVQTANLLRGKHKPTFAPHVDGGDFVIIVNADKISLSGNKKVTKMAYRHSGYPGGLTATAFGDLLDKDPRRAIEKAVWGMLPKNRLGRQMLKKLKVYAGPNHPHQAQQAKPFEIVQISQ encoded by the coding sequence GTGCGCACGTACAGCCCCAAGCCCGCTGACATCCAGCGCGAGTGGCATGTCATCGACGCCACTGACGTGGTGCTCGGTCGCCTCGCCGTGCAGACCGCGAACCTGCTGCGCGGCAAGCACAAGCCGACCTTCGCGCCCCACGTCGACGGCGGTGACTTCGTCATCATCGTCAACGCCGACAAGATCTCGCTGTCGGGCAACAAGAAGGTCACCAAGATGGCCTACCGCCACTCGGGCTACCCCGGTGGTCTGACCGCGACCGCGTTCGGCGACCTGCTGGACAAGGACCCGCGCCGCGCCATCGAGAAGGCGGTCTGGGGCATGCTCCCCAAGAACCGTCTCGGCCGCCAGATGCTGAAGAAGCTCAAGGTGTACGCCGGCCCGAACCACCCGCACCAGGCCCAGCAGGCCAAGCCCTTCGAGATCGTCCAGATCTCCCAGTGA
- the rpsI gene encoding 30S ribosomal protein S9 has protein sequence MTDTTTQTDAEETFEVNEDGVAYSSESAPSADAPLRPATIAPAAATGRRKEAVARVRLVPGTGQWTVNGRALDSYFPNKLHQQVVNEPFVTTDLVDRFDVIARIHGGGITGQAGALRLGVARALNAIDLEANRPSLKKAGLLTRDARVIERKKAGLKKARKAPQYSKR, from the coding sequence GTGACTGACACGACCACGCAGACCGACGCCGAGGAGACCTTCGAGGTCAACGAGGACGGTGTCGCCTACAGCAGTGAGAGCGCGCCCAGCGCCGACGCGCCCCTGCGCCCCGCGACCATCGCGCCCGCCGCGGCCACCGGCCGTCGCAAGGAGGCCGTCGCCCGTGTGCGCCTCGTCCCGGGCACCGGGCAGTGGACCGTCAACGGTCGCGCGCTGGACTCGTACTTCCCGAACAAGCTGCACCAGCAGGTCGTCAACGAGCCCTTCGTGACCACCGACCTGGTCGACCGCTTCGACGTGATCGCCCGCATCCACGGTGGCGGCATCACCGGCCAGGCCGGCGCGCTGCGCCTCGGCGTGGCCCGCGCGCTCAACGCCATCGACCTCGAGGCGAACCGTCCGTCGCTGAAGAAGGCCGGTCTGCTGACCCGCGACGCGCGCGTCATCGAGCGCAAGAAGGCTGGTCTGAAGAAGGCCCGCAAGGCGCCGCAGTACAGCAAGCGCTGA